A genomic window from Deltaproteobacteria bacterium includes:
- a CDS encoding helix-turn-helix domain-containing protein, with protein MICINPYSYTEGSSRPSTTAVFLFTELYPDHPFVGFVPPISRFSSEEEVFSRLFPDEESRRELAEEQDRWNKILIDRIRMGKVNPVRGWRIFKGIDQKTLAKRTKICQPNLSRMEKLGARPSLPSLKKVAKALKIDIKELLS; from the coding sequence ATGATCTGCATTAACCCCTATTCCTACACTGAAGGATCCAGTCGTCCGTCGACCACGGCGGTATTTCTTTTCACGGAACTATACCCTGACCATCCATTTGTCGGTTTTGTTCCCCCGATCAGCCGGTTTTCCTCCGAGGAAGAAGTATTTTCCAGACTCTTTCCTGACGAAGAAAGCCGGAGGGAACTTGCCGAGGAGCAGGATCGGTGGAACAAGATATTGATCGACAGGATCCGTATGGGGAAGGTCAACCCGGTCCGCGGTTGGAGAATCTTTAAAGGCATAGACCAGAAGACCTTGGCGAAACGTACGAAGATCTGCCAACCCAACCTTTCTCGTATGGAGAAGTTGGGGGCAAGGCCTTCCTTGCCGAGCCTGAAGAAAGTAGCCAAGGCCCTCAAGATCGACATTAAGGAGCTGCTGTCATGA